One Longimicrobium sp. genomic window, GCCTCCAGCCCGAGTGCGAAGATCCGCACGTGGCCGAAATCCCAGGTTCCCTCCACCGCCAGCGTCTCGGGCGAGTCGTCGTGGAACAGGGCGGCCGTGCCGGTGAGGCGAGTCCCGGTCTGCTGCAGATCCAGGTGGATGGAGTCGTAGGGCACCCCGCCCAGCGTGGCGCGCCAGCGTCCGCCCGCCTCCGGCCCCGTCGCGTTGAACGGATTCCCGCACGCCGACAGCAGTGCGATCGCAAGGAAGGACGCAGCCCCTCGTATCATCGTTCCTCTCTAGGCGGGGCGCGAGCGGTCGGCGATCAGCGTGGCGAAGCCGTTCTCGTCGGCGATGTCCAGCGCGTAGTCCAGCGGCCGGTCCTTGCGAATCCAGGGGAAGGGGAGCACGGGAATGGGCTCCAGCAGCTCGGCCAGCGCCTCCAGGTTGGTGCGCTCGGCGATCCCCTGGCGGTCGGGGCTCACGTTGTTCAGCACCACGCCGCGCACCCGCAGGCCGGCGTCGTGGGCGGCGCGCACGGTGAGCATGGTGTGGTTCAGCGCGCCCAGGCGGTTGCCGGCCACGATCACCAGGTCCAGGTCCCATCCCACGAACAGCCCGTCCCAGGCCAGGTCGCGCGTCAGCGGCACCAGCAGCCCGCCCGCCCCCTCCACGACGATCCCCTCGCGCCCCTCGGAAAGGGAGCGGTACGCCACGTCGAGCGCATCCAGGTCCAGCACGCCGCCCGATCGAGAGAGCGTCACCCACGGGGCCAGGGGCTCGGTCAGCAGCAGCGGCCGCACCAGGTCGATGGGGTCGTCCGCGCCCGCCGCGTCGCGAAGGCGCAGGGCGTCGCTGGCGGGGTCGTCGGCCTTGACCCCCGTTTCGATGGGCTTCATGCCGGCCACGCGCATCCCCCGCCGGCGCATCAGCCCCAGAAGGACGGTGCCCACGTACGTCTTGCCGACGCTGGTTTCCGTTCCCGTTATCCCCAGCCGGATCATCGGTCTTCACTCCGGGTGCGCGCGGGTGCGGAAAGGCCTTGTGCCGAGCGCCCGCCGACCCGAATCTGTACGACGATGGCTCCCATGGAGCTCGCACAAAGGTGGGTCCGCCGCCGCCCGCGCGAAAGGCCCCGGCAAGAGGTCCGCATCGTACACGCCACACCCCGCACCGTCCCGCGGCGCGTGCTTCCCGGCCCCGGCCAGCACCTTGCATCATCCCGCGCGCCGGTCTGGTTCATGGGCACCTCCTGAATCGTCTAGATGCCGCACCGAATGCGCACCCGACCGCCGCTTTCCGTACCCGCGCTCCCCGGCCGCGACGAGCTGTACCGTCTGCTGGTGGAGAACGTCACCGACTACGCCATCATCATGCTGAGCCCCGAGGGCCGCGTGGTGACGTGGACGGAGGGCGCGGAGCGGATGTTCGGGTACCGCGAGGCCGAGGTGCTGGGGAGCCCCTTCTCCATCTTCTTTCCCCCCGAAGACGCCGAGTCGGGCACCCCCGAGCGCGACCTGAACCAGGCGGCGGCGGACGGGCGCTGCGAAACGGTCGCCTGGCGGATGCGGCAGGACGGCTCGCGCCTGTGGGTGAGCGTGGTGATCACGGCCATCCACGACCAGTCGGCGCGGCTGATCGGGTTCGGGCAGATCACCCGCGACCTCACCGAGCGCAAGGAAGTGGCGATCCGGTACGAGGAAAGCCGCCAGCGCTACCGCTCGCTCTTCGACAACAACCCCGACGCCATCTGCTCGTTCGACCTGGACGGCACCCTGCGCACCGCCAATCCCGCGGCCGAGGCGCTGACCGGCTACGAGATCGAAGACCTGCGGATGCGCTCGTT contains:
- the bioD gene encoding dethiobiotin synthase; this translates as MIRLGITGTETSVGKTYVGTVLLGLMRRRGMRVAGMKPIETGVKADDPASDALRLRDAAGADDPIDLVRPLLLTEPLAPWVTLSRSGGVLDLDALDVAYRSLSEGREGIVVEGAGGLLVPLTRDLAWDGLFVGWDLDLVIVAGNRLGALNHTMLTVRAAHDAGLRVRGVVLNNVSPDRQGIAERTNLEALAELLEPIPVLPFPWIRKDRPLDYALDIADENGFATLIADRSRPA